The candidate division TA06 bacterium region TGCTGACCTACCTGCACGTCAAGGAGGATGTGCTGCAGCTGTTCGGTTTCAGCGATGACAAGGAGCGCAAGGTCTTCAGGATACTGATCGGTATCTCGGGCATCGGGCCCAAGCTGGCGCTGACCCTGCTTTCGCATATGGCGCCAAGCGACCTGGAGCAGGCGGTGGCCAACCAGGACATGACCATGCTGACTGCGATTTCCGGGATCGGCAAGAAGACGGCCGAGCGGCTTTTGGTGGAGCTTAAGGGCAAGATCGCCGAGGCGGTGGTGGAGGGTTTGCCGAGCATCAAAGGACAGGGGACAGGGGCCGGGGACCCGGTCATTGAGGCTTTAATGACGCTGGGTCTGAATTTCGCCGAGGCCAAGGGCGCACTGGACAAGGCCAAGGCCAAGCTGGGGGACAAGGCTCCGGTGGAGCAGTTAATCAGAGAAGCTTTGAAAGGGAAGTAAAAAGGAATCATGCAACAGTACACTGCAAAAATCGCGGGCTTGACCCAGAAATTCAACCCAGTGGAGTATTTCAAGGAATTCAATTTCGAAGAATACCTGAAGTTCGACCTCAAGAACATCAAGGGCGACCTGCTGGGCGGGCTGACCTCGGCCATCGTGGCCCTGCCCCTGGCCCTGGGCTTCGGCATCCTGGCAACAAACGGGGACCCGAGGGGGGCGGTAGCCGGGCTCTACGGCGCCATCTTCACCGGCATCCTGGCCTCGCTGTTCGGCGGCACCAGCCAGCAGATCACCGGCCCCACCGGCGGGATGACCGTGGTGCTGACCGAGGTCTTTGTGGAGGTCAGCCGGAGCGGCAATTATCAGACCGCTTTAAGCGCCCTGCTTTTAGCCTGCCTGATAGCCGGGATAATACAGATAGCCTTCGGGCTTTTCAAGCTGGGCCGCTTCGTCAGTTTTGTGCCCCAGCCGGTGATAGTGGGCTTCACCAACGGCATCGCCATCCTGATCTTTCTGCAGCAGCTTAAGACCTTTGCCGCGGCCCCGCTGGTGGCGGCCATCACCATCGGTTTCATCGTGCTGACCCCGATGTTTAACAAGTCGCTGCCCAAGCTGTTCATCGGCCTGGTGCTGGGATCGCTGGTGGCGTATTTCTTCGCCTCGCACTACGCTCTTTTCAATATAGGTTTCAACTGGCAGGGATTCTCCTTTTATGACGCCGGCGGCTTGAAATTGGTGGGCGAGATCCCCCGGTCACTGCAGTTGCCTTCGTGGCCCACCGCTTCGCTGGCCGCCTGGCGCAAGGCCATTCCGGCCGGGTTCACCATCGCCATCCTGGGATGCCTGGAGACCCTTTTGGCCAGCGTGGTGGTGGACACCGTCACCAACACCGAGCACAACAGCAACCGGGAGCTGGTGGGACAGGGCATAGGCAATTCCCTGGCTGCGCTTTTCGGCGGCATCGCCGGGACCGGGGCCATCGTCCGGACCACCATCAACATCCGCTCCGGGGGCGTCTCAAAACTTTCCGGCGTCATCTGCGGGCTGTTTCTGCTGATGGTGGTTCTGTTCCTGGCCCCCGTCGCCGGTTTTATCCCCCTGGCGGCCCTGGCCGGGGTGCTGATGATGGCGGCCATCGGGATGTTCGAGTGGGAGCCGCTGAAGATGATCCCCAAGACCCCGGCCGCCGATTCGCTGGTGATGGTGACCACCATGCTGGTGACGGTCTTTGCCGACCTGATCTCCGCCGTGCTGATAGGGATGGTGCTGGCCACCATGCTCTTTTTAAACCGGATGAGCAAGCTGGGGGTGATCCCCCGGACCGAGTCAGAGCTGAAGGGCCTGTCGCCGGAGACC contains the following coding sequences:
- the ruvA gene encoding Holliday junction branch migration protein RuvA encodes the protein MYHHIKGTLTHKHPAEAVLEANGVGYQISISLNTFEKLPEAGNQAKLLTYLHVKEDVLQLFGFSDDKERKVFRILIGISGIGPKLALTLLSHMAPSDLEQAVANQDMTMLTAISGIGKKTAERLLVELKGKIAEAVVEGLPSIKGQGTGAGDPVIEALMTLGLNFAEAKGALDKAKAKLGDKAPVEQLIREALKGK
- a CDS encoding PTS sugar transporter subunit IIA, translating into MQQYTAKIAGLTQKFNPVEYFKEFNFEEYLKFDLKNIKGDLLGGLTSAIVALPLALGFGILATNGDPRGAVAGLYGAIFTGILASLFGGTSQQITGPTGGMTVVLTEVFVEVSRSGNYQTALSALLLACLIAGIIQIAFGLFKLGRFVSFVPQPVIVGFTNGIAILIFLQQLKTFAAAPLVAAITIGFIVLTPMFNKSLPKLFIGLVLGSLVAYFFASHYALFNIGFNWQGFSFYDAGGLKLVGEIPRSLQLPSWPTASLAAWRKAIPAGFTIAILGCLETLLASVVVDTVTNTEHNSNRELVGQGIGNSLAALFGGIAGTGAIVRTTINIRSGGVSKLSGVICGLFLLMVVLFLAPVAGFIPLAALAGVLMMAAIGMFEWEPLKMIPKTPAADSLVMVTTMLVTVFADLISAVLIGMVLATMLFLNRMSKLGVIPRTESELKGLSPETKEIMKKQKIAVFNIEGPLFFGAVKTFSRELTQASPDTLILDMKNVPVLDLSGAQAIENVVSRMKAKKKRVILSGLRPEVRQVLHQLEIIQKIGADSFPDDLYKAVDYAVSLSQNIQPSLADYFKDDLVIIDAEAGSKEELFEDAAQKALQAGYVYDKEAFLQNLWHRENDSPTSLGHGVAIPHSRSGAASDEIVVIFIKLKKAIAGYDGIDGQPVKLILMISAGDNVNGYLKVLKLITLAVGREEPRQRLLESKSVEEVLDVFKGIKE